In Arthrobacter citreus, a single genomic region encodes these proteins:
- a CDS encoding MurR/RpiR family transcriptional regulator, translating to MSIGEIVSRIENAMPKLTQAEQKVARFVLSSPNEVMFMNVHELAAQSSSSSASVVRFCRSMGLKGFPELKVALSADLAQEQKTGYYDLDKNENASDLVEKMLSNAIQSLRDSANQIDSITIEKIAKILYDAPVIFAFGVGASALVAEDIAQKWLRMGKNVYAMSDLHVLAMTMANAPEGSVFIGISYSAQTKEVMELTKVAKKNRLISISLTGFGRSKLSDLCDFNLFTSQAPEAKIRSAATTSKLSQFFIIDVLYYVYASINIESSKDKITKTRHAVNELHGL from the coding sequence ATGAGTATTGGTGAAATAGTATCTAGAATTGAGAACGCAATGCCTAAATTAACGCAAGCTGAGCAAAAAGTTGCCAGGTTTGTTCTTAGTTCACCGAATGAAGTAATGTTCATGAATGTGCATGAATTGGCGGCGCAATCTTCTTCAAGTAGCGCTTCTGTTGTTCGATTTTGTCGCTCAATGGGGTTAAAAGGTTTCCCAGAATTAAAGGTGGCATTATCAGCTGATCTCGCACAAGAACAAAAAACAGGTTATTATGATTTGGATAAAAACGAGAATGCTTCCGATCTCGTTGAAAAGATGCTCTCAAATGCGATTCAATCATTAAGAGATAGCGCAAATCAAATTGATTCAATTACGATTGAAAAGATCGCGAAAATACTTTACGACGCACCAGTCATTTTTGCTTTTGGAGTTGGTGCATCAGCATTAGTCGCAGAGGATATTGCTCAAAAGTGGTTACGAATGGGTAAAAATGTTTATGCAATGAGTGATTTACACGTCCTTGCCATGACCATGGCAAATGCACCAGAAGGAAGTGTTTTCATCGGCATTTCATATAGCGCCCAAACGAAAGAAGTGATGGAACTCACGAAGGTTGCAAAAAAAAATCGACTAATCTCCATCAGTCTCACCGGATTTGGGAGAAGTAAGCTATCAGATCTTTGCGATTTTAACTTGTTCACTTCACAAGCCCCTGAAGCAAAAATAAGAAGTGCTGCGACTACTTCGAAACTTAGCCAATTTTTCATTATTGATGTATTGTATTACGTGTATGCATCAATTAATATTGAATCGTCAAAAGACAAAATTACGAAAACTCGGCATGCAGTTAATGAATTGCATGGATTATAA